A genomic segment from Pseudomonas sp. S09G 359 encodes:
- a CDS encoding SDR family NAD(P)-dependent oxidoreductase produces the protein MKIDVSGKVAIVSGSTAGIGLGISQALAQSGATVVVIGREAGKVDDALASIRQAVPGADLRGLVADLGTAQGAETLFAAEPRADILVNNLGIFNDVDFFEAPDSEWTRFYEVNVISGVRLARFYTPGMVAQGWGRVIFLSSESGVATPADMINYGVTKSANLAVSHGLAKRLAGTGVTVNAILPGPTFTDGLEQMLKDATAKSGRSARDEADVFVRNARPTSIIQRAANVDEVANLVAYIASPLSSATTGAALRVDGGVVDSMAI, from the coding sequence ATGAAAATCGATGTAAGCGGCAAAGTAGCCATCGTCAGCGGCAGCACCGCCGGTATCGGCCTGGGCATCAGCCAGGCCCTGGCGCAGTCCGGGGCTACCGTGGTGGTGATCGGGCGTGAAGCGGGCAAGGTGGATGACGCGCTGGCAAGCATTCGCCAGGCGGTGCCCGGCGCCGACCTGCGCGGCCTGGTGGCGGACCTCGGTACGGCACAGGGCGCAGAGACGTTGTTCGCCGCCGAACCGCGCGCCGATATCCTGGTCAACAACCTGGGCATCTTCAACGATGTGGATTTCTTTGAAGCGCCCGACAGCGAATGGACGCGCTTCTACGAGGTCAATGTGATCTCGGGTGTGCGCCTGGCGCGGTTTTACACACCCGGCATGGTGGCGCAGGGCTGGGGGCGGGTGATTTTCCTGTCGTCGGAATCCGGGGTGGCGACGCCGGCCGACATGATCAACTACGGCGTGACCAAAAGCGCCAACCTGGCGGTGTCCCACGGCCTGGCCAAGCGTTTGGCGGGCACTGGCGTTACCGTCAATGCGATCCTGCCGGGGCCGACCTTTACCGACGGCCTGGAGCAGATGCTCAAGGACGCCACCGCCAAGTCCGGGCGCAGTGCACGGGATGAAGCCGATGTGTTTGTGCGCAATGCGCGGCCCACCTCGATCATCCAGCGCGCGGCGAATGTGGATGAAGTGGCCAACCTGGTGGCGTACATTGCTTCACCCTTGTCGTCTGCCACCACCGGTGCCGCGCTGCGGGTCGACGGCGGTGTCGTCGACAGCATGGCGATCTGA
- a CDS encoding SRPBCC family protein, which yields MATASSVIEIPVPADQVWKLVGGFNSLPDWLPLIVKSEPSDGGRVRHLQTADGGVVVERLQSFDNVGRSYSYTIEESPFPVSAYLATLQVEPLSESSAKVTWSGVFTPAAGTTEQAVEELFAGVYSGGLEALRANFPA from the coding sequence GTGGCAACAGCGTCTTCTGTGATTGAAATCCCGGTACCGGCCGATCAGGTCTGGAAATTGGTCGGCGGCTTCAACAGCCTGCCGGATTGGCTGCCGCTTATCGTCAAGAGCGAGCCCAGCGATGGCGGCCGCGTGCGTCACCTGCAAACCGCCGACGGTGGCGTGGTGGTGGAGCGTCTGCAGAGCTTTGATAACGTCGGCCGTAGCTACAGCTATACCATCGAGGAATCGCCGTTTCCGGTGAGTGCGTACCTGGCGACGTTGCAGGTTGAGCCGTTGAGCGAGTCGTCGGCCAAGGTGACGTGGTCGGGTGTGTTCACCCCGGCGGCGGGGACCACGGAGCAGGCGGTGGAAGAGCTGTTTGCCGGTGTGTACAGCGGTGGGCTTGAGGCGTTGCGGGCCAACTTCCCGGCTTGA
- a CDS encoding HAMP domain-containing sensor histidine kinase: MSLLNPSKGWRSSSSRLLALYSSLFVAWSCILMGVLYYEVSGYLGDLSRHSLMQRQHLFQRFDGEELVEALTTSMTFDMKGVDAYGLFDEQFRPLSGPIRAIPPDLPLDGKIHALANCVDSDDPKLPKDSCDAVATHTDDGRWLVLVRANGSLFGVTRIIWHALLWALSLTIIPGAAGWHLLRRRPLRRIRGIQASAEAIVAGDLTHRLPLSNRRDELDMLAAIVNAMLDRIEKLMNEVKGVCDNIAHDLRTPLTRLRAQLYRIRQEAEEDSGYAVKLDDAIAETDTLMARFRGLLRISELEDHQRRSGFLVMDPLPLLRELHDFYLPLAEEGELQLRLEAPESLPWITGDRALLFEALANLLSNSIKFSPPGGEVILRGLNDAGSTRIEVHDSGPGIPAAERDAVFQRFYRVDEGDQQGGFGLGLSIVAAIINLHGFKLEVGSSEQGGARLILECRQQLMPEA; this comes from the coding sequence ATGTCATTGCTGAACCCCTCTAAGGGCTGGCGCTCTTCCAGCAGCCGCTTGCTGGCGCTGTACAGTTCATTGTTCGTGGCCTGGAGCTGCATCCTCATGGGGGTGCTGTACTACGAAGTCTCGGGTTACCTGGGTGACCTGTCGCGCCACTCCCTGATGCAGCGCCAGCACCTGTTCCAGCGTTTCGACGGCGAAGAACTGGTGGAAGCGCTGACCACCAGCATGACCTTCGACATGAAGGGCGTCGACGCCTACGGCCTGTTCGATGAGCAATTTCGCCCTCTAAGCGGGCCGATCCGCGCGATCCCGCCCGACCTGCCCCTGGACGGCAAGATCCACGCACTGGCCAATTGCGTCGATTCCGACGACCCCAAACTGCCCAAGGACAGCTGCGACGCCGTGGCCACCCACACCGACGACGGCCGCTGGCTGGTGCTGGTGCGCGCCAATGGTTCGTTGTTTGGCGTGACGCGGATCATCTGGCATGCGCTGCTGTGGGCGCTGTCCCTGACCATTATCCCGGGCGCCGCCGGTTGGCATCTGCTGCGCCGACGCCCGCTGCGGCGGATTCGTGGGATCCAGGCCAGCGCCGAGGCGATTGTCGCCGGCGACCTCACCCACCGCTTGCCACTGTCCAACCGGCGAGACGAACTGGACATGCTCGCGGCCATCGTCAACGCCATGCTCGACCGTATCGAGAAGCTGATGAACGAGGTCAAGGGCGTGTGCGATAACATTGCCCACGACCTGCGCACCCCACTGACGCGCCTGCGCGCGCAGCTGTATCGCATCCGCCAGGAGGCTGAGGAAGATTCCGGCTACGCGGTAAAACTCGACGACGCGATTGCCGAAACCGACACCCTGATGGCGCGCTTCCGTGGCTTGTTGCGCATCTCCGAGCTGGAAGACCACCAGCGCCGTTCCGGCTTCCTGGTGATGGACCCGCTGCCGCTGCTGCGCGAGTTGCATGACTTCTACCTGCCCCTGGCGGAAGAAGGTGAATTGCAATTGCGCCTGGAAGCCCCGGAATCCTTGCCATGGATCACCGGCGACCGCGCCCTGTTGTTCGAAGCCTTGGCCAACCTGCTGAGCAACTCGATCAAGTTCTCCCCGCCGGGCGGCGAAGTGATTTTGCGCGGGCTCAATGATGCCGGCAGTACGCGCATCGAAGTGCACGACTCCGGGCCGGGCATCCCGGCGGCGGAACGTGATGCGGTGTTCCAGCGTTTCTATCGCGTGGATGAAGGCGACCAGCAAGGCGGCTTCGGCTTGGGCTTGTCGATTGTGGCGGCGATCATCAACTTGCATGGGTTCAAGCTGGAGGTGGGTAGCAGTGAACAAGGGGGGGCCAGGTTGATTCTGGAATGCCGCCAGCAGCTGATGCCCGAGGCCTGA
- a CDS encoding response regulator transcription factor, whose product MTRILTIEDDAVTAREIVAELSSHGLEVDWVDNGREGLVRAVSGDYDLITLDRMLPELDGLAIVTTLRTIGVSTPILMISALSDVDERVRGLRAGGDDYLTKPFASDEMAARVEVLLRRKSTVKEFETALRVADLELNLISREASRAEQPLSLLPTEYKLLEFLMRNTGQILSRMMIFEEVWGYHFDPGTNLIDVHIGRLRKKIDPPGLTPLIRTVRGSGYVIAEPL is encoded by the coding sequence ATGACCCGTATTTTGACCATCGAGGATGACGCCGTAACAGCCCGCGAGATTGTCGCGGAGCTGAGTAGCCATGGACTGGAGGTAGATTGGGTGGACAACGGCCGCGAAGGCCTGGTGCGTGCAGTGAGTGGGGATTACGACCTGATCACCCTTGACCGCATGCTGCCGGAACTCGATGGCCTGGCCATCGTCACCACCCTGCGCACCATCGGCGTGTCGACGCCGATCCTGATGATCAGCGCCCTCTCCGATGTGGACGAACGCGTGCGCGGCCTGCGTGCCGGGGGGGATGACTACCTGACCAAGCCCTTTGCCTCCGACGAAATGGCGGCACGCGTGGAGGTGCTGCTGCGGCGTAAAAGCACGGTCAAGGAATTCGAAACCGCACTGCGCGTGGCCGACCTGGAACTGAACCTGATCAGCCGCGAAGCCAGCCGCGCCGAGCAGCCGCTGAGCCTGCTGCCCACCGAATACAAACTGCTGGAATTCCTGATGCGCAACACCGGGCAGATTCTGTCGCGGATGATGATCTTCGAGGAAGTCTGGGGCTACCACTTCGACCCGGGCACCAACCTGATCGACGTGCACATCGGCCGTCTGCGCAAGAAAATCGACCCGCCGGGCCTCACGCCGCTGATCCGCACGGTACGAGGTTCCGGCTATGTCATTGCTGAACCCCTCTAA
- a CDS encoding multidrug effflux MFS transporter codes for MTQRTLSSGFWLVLLTVLIGLPRITLDMHLPALPAMADYFQSSDSQLQLTLTLYTLGSAISLLVSGPLTDRFGRRPVLLAGLLLYVLTTVACALANSLGVLIVARLFQALGGCCTTVIGRVIVRDYFDRHEQARLLGLISMAMAISPMAAPVLGSLMLPFINWRGLFALLGVIGAVLYLVVYRRLPETRPPEVAAAPPNNLLRIYGQLLRDRHFLRYSLAIGCVYSTYFPFISESSALLQRGFHLSATAYALVFAATISGYMLGANLFRRWVLRFEPDRLISAAIALNVFGSVILAVATTTWPEQWLAIVLPMVVIMVSVGMVIPACQLSVLQPYGAIAGTASGLFFFTQMFLTAVSSWATGLLSDGTSQPLVIMTSVACALLVSSWLTLQKTKCGRELAPDGGVSVAGNTD; via the coding sequence ATGACTCAACGCACCCTCTCCTCCGGGTTCTGGCTGGTGCTGCTGACCGTGCTGATCGGCCTGCCGCGCATCACCCTGGACATGCACCTGCCAGCCCTGCCCGCCATGGCCGACTACTTCCAGAGCAGTGACAGCCAGCTGCAACTGACCCTCACGCTGTACACCCTCGGCTCGGCGATCTCCCTGCTGGTCAGCGGCCCGTTGACCGACCGTTTCGGCCGGCGCCCGGTGCTGTTGGCCGGGCTGTTGCTGTATGTGCTGACCACCGTCGCCTGCGCCCTGGCCAACAGCCTTGGCGTGCTGATCGTCGCCCGCCTGTTCCAGGCGTTGGGCGGCTGCTGCACCACGGTGATTGGCCGCGTGATCGTGCGCGATTATTTCGACCGCCACGAACAGGCGCGTCTGCTGGGCCTGATCTCCATGGCCATGGCCATATCGCCCATGGCGGCCCCCGTGCTGGGTAGCCTGATGCTGCCGTTTATCAACTGGCGCGGCCTGTTTGCGTTGCTCGGCGTGATCGGCGCGGTGCTGTACCTGGTGGTGTACCGCCGCCTGCCGGAGACCCGCCCGCCGGAAGTCGCCGCTGCGCCGCCGAACAACCTGCTGCGCATCTACGGCCAATTGCTGCGTGACCGCCATTTCCTGCGCTATTCCCTGGCGATCGGCTGCGTGTACAGCACCTATTTTCCGTTTATCAGTGAGTCTTCGGCGCTGCTGCAACGCGGTTTTCACCTCTCTGCCACGGCCTATGCACTGGTGTTCGCCGCGACGATCAGCGGCTACATGCTGGGCGCCAACCTGTTTCGTCGGTGGGTGTTGCGCTTCGAGCCCGATCGCCTGATCAGCGCCGCCATCGCCCTCAATGTGTTCGGCAGCGTGATCCTCGCGGTTGCCACTACCACCTGGCCAGAGCAATGGCTGGCGATTGTGCTGCCGATGGTGGTGATCATGGTGTCGGTGGGGATGGTGATTCCGGCGTGCCAGCTGTCGGTGTTGCAGCCTTACGGTGCGATTGCCGGGACGGCGTCGGGGTTGTTCTTTTTTACCCAGATGTTCCTCACGGCGGTGAGCAGTTGGGCGACCGGGTTGTTGTCTGACGGCACGTCGCAACCCTTGGTGATCATGACTTCAGTGGCCTGTGCACTGCTGGTGAGCAGCTGGCTGACGCTCCAAAAAACAAAATGTGGGAGGGAGCTTGCTCCCGATGGCGGTGTATCAGTCGCCGGCAATACCGACTGA
- a CDS encoding PLP-dependent aminotransferase family protein → MSRGKAASALDLPRPDSLHTGKQQGAYEALRAAILTRQLPAGSRLPSTRSLAERWQVSRGTLEAAFERLHSEGYVQRVAGSGTRVCAVIPEQFIAAALPHPKPRREVQVDRPQTGVQSHVPFVARRPDASLFDLKTWARCISRGLLAVGPGALEAAHPAGLPELRAQIAEYLRSHRGMHCEADEVIVTTGIRHALDLIARTLLTPGDIACVEDPGYPPARRLFALAGAQVQAIAVTAEGLETAQLPERARLAYVTPAHQAPLGMTLSVSRRLALLDWASRADAWVVEDDYDSEYNYNSAPLAALKSLDGGDRVIYCGSFNKNLFPGLRVGFMVVPTALRRPLMRTLQLTGHSVGVTDQLGLIEFLGSGAFVRHLRASRQAYQARRDTLLECLGGRWAVSGQQAGLHFVLWLPAGVAEEDFCTRAAAVGLTLQGLGKFCVNARLPPAVIIGYTALTLAQIRFHGRVLTQLLMVA, encoded by the coding sequence ATGAGCCGAGGAAAAGCCGCTTCTGCCCTGGACCTGCCACGTCCCGACAGCTTGCACACAGGCAAGCAGCAGGGTGCCTACGAGGCCTTGCGCGCGGCTATTCTGACCCGGCAGTTGCCGGCGGGCAGCCGCTTGCCGTCGACCCGCAGCCTGGCCGAGCGCTGGCAGGTGTCCCGTGGCACGCTGGAAGCGGCGTTCGAGCGGCTGCACAGCGAAGGGTATGTGCAGCGGGTGGCGGGGTCGGGCACGCGGGTGTGTGCGGTGATCCCCGAGCAATTTATCGCCGCCGCACTCCCTCATCCCAAGCCGCGCCGCGAGGTGCAAGTGGACCGCCCGCAAACGGGCGTGCAGAGCCACGTGCCCTTCGTTGCGCGGCGCCCGGATGCCAGCCTGTTCGACTTGAAAACCTGGGCCCGGTGTATCTCCCGTGGCCTGCTCGCGGTCGGCCCCGGTGCGCTCGAGGCGGCGCACCCGGCGGGCTTGCCTGAGCTGCGCGCGCAGATCGCCGAATACTTGCGCAGCCATCGCGGCATGCACTGCGAAGCGGATGAAGTGATCGTCACCACGGGCATTCGCCATGCCCTCGACCTGATCGCGCGCACGCTGCTCACACCCGGCGATATTGCCTGTGTCGAGGACCCCGGTTACCCACCGGCGCGGCGTCTGTTCGCGTTGGCGGGCGCGCAGGTGCAGGCGATTGCCGTGACGGCCGAGGGGCTCGAGACCGCGCAACTGCCCGAGCGCGCGCGGCTGGCCTACGTCACCCCGGCGCACCAGGCGCCGCTGGGCATGACCTTGTCGGTATCGCGCCGCCTGGCGCTGCTGGACTGGGCCTCACGCGCCGATGCCTGGGTGGTGGAAGACGACTACGACAGCGAATACAACTACAACAGCGCGCCCCTGGCGGCCCTTAAATCCCTGGATGGCGGCGACCGGGTGATCTACTGCGGCAGCTTCAACAAGAACCTGTTTCCCGGTTTGCGCGTGGGGTTCATGGTGGTACCCACCGCTTTGCGCCGACCGTTAATGCGCACCCTGCAACTGACCGGGCATTCGGTGGGCGTCACCGATCAGTTGGGCTTGATCGAATTTCTCGGCAGCGGCGCCTTTGTGCGCCACTTGCGCGCCTCGCGCCAGGCTTACCAGGCGCGGCGCGATACGCTGCTCGAATGCCTCGGCGGACGCTGGGCCGTCAGCGGCCAACAGGCCGGATTGCATTTTGTGCTGTGGTTACCAGCGGGTGTGGCAGAAGAGGATTTCTGCACCCGCGCCGCGGCCGTCGGCTTGACCCTGCAAGGGTTGGGCAAGTTTTGCGTCAACGCGCGCCTGCCGCCGGCGGTGATCATCGGCTACACCGCGTTGACGCTGGCGCAGATCCGTTTTCATGGCCGAGTGCTCACGCAATTGTTGATGGTGGCTTAA
- a CDS encoding MurR/RpiR family transcriptional regulator, whose product MSRTDPETTLEDTVASPPINAERLLQLITDEYESLPRQLKRIASYMSQQSDRIMVDRISDIARECEVHPSAIVRFSQRFGFSGFSEMQALFREAYTHKTTPVQNYQQRIRSMIANKSQKASGGDLARECVNATLSGIERLGLELDDVAFDKAVDLVVNADNIYVVGVRRSFAVADYLVYNLQHTNKRIHLISGLGGSYREQMRSVRANDLVIAISFTPYGKETQHCLRIAQHHQAKTLIITDSNLSPLAKRANAVLLVNEGSSFAFRSLSATLCLCQALFIAVAYRLELKVDEIHEQVGFDD is encoded by the coding sequence ATGTCCCGCACCGATCCCGAGACCACCCTGGAAGACACAGTCGCCAGCCCTCCGATCAATGCCGAACGTCTGTTGCAGCTGATTACCGACGAATACGAGAGCCTGCCGCGCCAGCTCAAACGCATCGCCAGCTACATGAGCCAGCAAAGCGACCGGATCATGGTGGACCGCATCAGCGATATCGCCCGCGAGTGTGAAGTGCACCCGTCGGCCATCGTGCGCTTTTCCCAGCGTTTCGGTTTCAGCGGCTTCAGTGAGATGCAGGCGCTGTTCCGCGAGGCCTACACCCACAAGACCACGCCGGTGCAGAACTACCAGCAGCGCATTCGCAGCATGATCGCCAACAAGTCGCAGAAGGCCAGCGGCGGTGACCTGGCGCGCGAATGCGTGAATGCCACCCTGTCCGGCATCGAACGGCTGGGGCTGGAGCTGGATGATGTGGCGTTCGACAAGGCCGTGGACCTGGTGGTCAACGCCGACAACATCTACGTGGTCGGCGTGCGCCGCTCCTTTGCCGTGGCCGATTACCTGGTCTACAACCTGCAGCACACCAACAAGCGTATCCACCTGATCTCGGGCCTGGGCGGCAGTTATCGCGAGCAGATGCGCAGCGTGCGCGCCAATGACCTGGTGATTGCGATCAGCTTTACGCCCTACGGCAAAGAGACGCAGCATTGTCTGCGCATCGCCCAACATCATCAGGCCAAGACCCTGATCATCACCGACAGCAACCTGTCGCCCCTGGCCAAACGGGCAAACGCGGTGCTATTGGTGAATGAAGGCTCATCGTTTGCGTTCCGCTCGTTGAGCGCCACCTTGTGCCTGTGCCAAGCGCTGTTTATTGCGGTGGCGTACCGGTTGGAATTGAAGGTGGATGAGATTCATGAGCAGGTCGGGTTTGATGACTGA
- the iolC gene encoding 5-dehydro-2-deoxygluconokinase, which produces MGQTRFASGRQLDLICLGRLGVDLYAQQVGARLEDVSSFAKYLGGSSANIAFGTARLGLRSAMLSRVGDDHMGRFLVESLAREGCDVSGIKVDPERLTALVLLGLKDRETFPLVFYRENCADMALRAEDINEAYIASSKALLITGTHFSTDSVYKASIQALDYAAKHNVKRVLDIDYRPVLWGLAGKADGETRFVADQNVSQHVQKILPRFDLIVGTEEEFLIAGGSEDLLTALRTVRELTPATLVVKLGPQGCTVIHGAIPARLEDGAIYPGVRVEVLNVLGAGDAFMSGFLSGWLNDASDERCSQLANACGGLVVSRHACAPAMPTPAELDYLFNSPVPITRPDQDLTLQRLHRVSVPRKAWKQLFVFAFDHRWQLVDLAQKGGQDPARISDIKQLFIQAIERVETKLAEQGVEADVGLLADQRFGQDALNAASGRGWWIARPVEVQNSRPLAFEHGRSIGSNLIAWPQEQIIKCLVQYHPDDEPMLRLEQEAQLKAVYEASLVSGHELLLEVIPPKDHPSTYPDVLYRSLKRLYNLGIYPAWWKIEAQSAEDWKKLDELIHERDPYCRGVVLLGLNASAEFLADGFQQASQSTTCRGFAVGRTIFQAPSKAWMAGEIDDETLIQQVQATFEQLINAWRSART; this is translated from the coding sequence ATGGGCCAGACTCGTTTTGCCAGTGGGCGTCAATTGGATCTGATTTGCCTGGGGCGCCTGGGCGTCGATCTCTACGCGCAGCAAGTAGGTGCGCGGCTTGAGGACGTGTCCAGCTTCGCCAAATACCTCGGCGGTTCCTCCGCCAACATCGCCTTCGGCACGGCCCGCCTGGGCCTGCGTTCGGCGATGTTGAGCCGGGTAGGGGACGACCATATGGGTCGCTTCCTGGTGGAGTCCCTGGCCCGTGAAGGCTGCGATGTCAGCGGCATCAAGGTCGACCCGGAACGCCTCACCGCGCTGGTGCTGCTGGGCCTCAAGGACCGCGAAACCTTCCCGCTGGTGTTCTACCGCGAAAACTGCGCCGACATGGCCCTGCGCGCCGAAGACATCAACGAAGCCTATATTGCCTCCAGTAAGGCCTTGCTGATCACCGGCACGCATTTCTCCACCGACAGCGTGTACAAGGCCAGCATCCAGGCCCTGGATTACGCGGCCAAGCACAACGTCAAGCGTGTCCTCGATATTGACTACCGCCCGGTGCTGTGGGGCCTGGCGGGCAAGGCCGATGGCGAGACGCGGTTTGTGGCCGACCAGAATGTCAGCCAGCACGTGCAGAAAATCCTGCCGCGGTTTGACCTGATCGTTGGCACCGAGGAAGAATTTTTGATCGCCGGCGGCAGTGAAGACCTGCTCACCGCGCTGCGCACCGTGCGCGAACTGACCCCGGCGACCCTGGTAGTCAAGCTCGGCCCGCAGGGCTGCACGGTGATCCACGGCGCCATCCCTGCGCGCCTGGAAGACGGCGCGATCTACCCCGGTGTACGGGTTGAAGTGCTCAACGTGCTGGGCGCTGGCGATGCCTTTATGTCGGGCTTCCTCAGTGGCTGGCTGAACGATGCCAGCGATGAGCGTTGCAGCCAGCTGGCCAATGCCTGCGGCGGCCTGGTGGTGTCGCGCCACGCCTGCGCACCGGCGATGCCGACCCCTGCCGAACTGGATTACCTGTTCAACAGCCCGGTGCCGATTACCCGGCCCGACCAGGACCTGACCCTGCAACGCCTGCACCGTGTCAGCGTGCCGCGCAAGGCCTGGAAGCAGTTGTTCGTGTTCGCCTTCGACCACCGCTGGCAACTGGTGGACCTGGCGCAAAAAGGCGGCCAGGACCCGGCACGCATCAGTGATATCAAGCAGCTGTTTATCCAGGCCATCGAGCGCGTGGAAACCAAGTTGGCCGAGCAGGGCGTCGAGGCTGACGTGGGCTTGTTGGCCGACCAACGCTTCGGCCAGGACGCGCTCAACGCCGCCAGCGGTCGTGGTTGGTGGATCGCGCGCCCGGTAGAAGTGCAGAACTCACGTCCGCTGGCGTTCGAGCATGGTCGTTCGATCGGCAGCAACCTGATCGCCTGGCCCCAGGAGCAAATCATCAAGTGCCTGGTGCAATACCACCCCGACGACGAGCCGATGCTGCGCCTGGAGCAGGAAGCGCAGCTCAAGGCGGTGTACGAGGCGTCCCTGGTCAGCGGCCATGAGTTGCTGCTGGAAGTCATCCCGCCCAAGGATCACCCGTCGACTTACCCCGATGTGCTCTACCGCAGCCTCAAGCGCCTGTACAACCTGGGCATCTACCCGGCGTGGTGGAAGATCGAAGCGCAGTCGGCCGAGGATTGGAAAAAGCTCGACGAACTGATCCATGAACGTGATCCGTACTGCCGTGGCGTGGTGCTGTTGGGCCTGAATGCGTCGGCCGAATTTCTTGCCGATGGCTTCCAGCAAGCCAGTCAAAGCACCACCTGCCGTGGGTTTGCCGTGGGCCGCACGATTTTCCAGGCGCCGAGCAAGGCATGGATGGCGGGGGAAATTGATGATGAAACCCTGATTCAGCAGGTGCAGGCCACGTTCGAACAGCTGATCAACGCCTGGCGCAGTGCTCGAACCTAA
- the iolE gene encoding myo-inosose-2 dehydratase, whose amino-acid sequence MPAIRIGINPISWSNDDLPALGGETPLSTALSEGKEIGYEGFELNGKFPKDAKGVGDVLRPYDLALVSGWYSSRLARRSVAEEIEAIAGHVELLKQNGAKVLVYGEVADSIQGSRIRLIERPRFHSEQAWQDYADKLTELARFTLSQGVRLAYHHHMGAYVEAPEDIDQLMRRTGPEVGLLFDSGHCYMGGGEPLEVLRKHIERVCHVHFKDVRKPVVQLARNQMWSFPDCIVNGTFTVPGDGDIDFAPLLDELLAAKYEGWLVVEAEQDPAVAPSYIYAKKGYDTLRALLSERTK is encoded by the coding sequence ATGCCCGCAATCCGAATTGGCATCAACCCGATCTCCTGGAGCAACGACGACCTGCCGGCCCTGGGCGGTGAAACGCCCTTGAGCACTGCCTTGAGCGAGGGCAAGGAGATCGGCTACGAAGGTTTTGAACTCAACGGCAAATTCCCCAAGGATGCCAAGGGCGTCGGCGACGTGCTGCGCCCGTATGACCTGGCGCTGGTGTCCGGCTGGTATTCCAGCCGCTTGGCGCGGCGCTCGGTCGCGGAGGAAATCGAGGCCATCGCCGGTCACGTCGAGCTGCTGAAGCAGAACGGCGCCAAGGTGCTGGTGTACGGCGAAGTTGCCGATTCGATCCAGGGCTCACGCATCCGTCTGATCGAACGCCCGCGTTTCCACAGTGAGCAGGCCTGGCAGGACTACGCCGACAAACTCACTGAACTGGCGCGATTCACCCTGTCCCAGGGCGTGCGCCTGGCCTACCACCACCATATGGGCGCTTACGTCGAAGCCCCGGAAGACATCGACCAACTGATGCGCCGTACCGGCCCGGAAGTCGGCTTGCTGTTCGATTCGGGCCACTGCTACATGGGCGGCGGTGAGCCTCTGGAGGTGCTGCGCAAACACATCGAGCGTGTATGCCACGTGCATTTCAAGGACGTGCGCAAGCCGGTGGTGCAACTGGCGCGCAACCAGATGTGGAGCTTCCCGGACTGCATCGTCAACGGCACCTTCACTGTGCCCGGCGACGGTGATATCGACTTTGCGCCGTTGCTCGATGAACTGTTGGCCGCCAAGTACGAAGGGTGGCTGGTGGTGGAAGCCGAGCAGGACCCGGCGGTGGCGCCCAGCTATATCTACGCGAAAAAGGGGTATGACACCCTGCGCGCGCTTCTCAGTGAGAGGACTAAGTGA
- the iolB gene encoding 5-deoxy-glucuronate isomerase encodes MSLLVKSSKRGQTMVALEEGRLEYVGFKAYRLSLGETLPVSAGDQELCLVLLSGRVNIQGEGFNWQNLGDRQSVFEEKSPFAAYLPPGTDAQVSALSDVQIAVCAAPGAEGYTPRLIRPEDCKRSVRGKGANTRYVCDILPDTSPAHSLLVVEVRTPSGHSSSYPPHKHDTDDLPHQSFLEETYYHQINPPQGFVFQRVYTDDRSIDQAMAVENSDLVVVPKGYHPVSVPYGYESYYLNVMAGPKRAWHFHNDPQHSWLLDL; translated from the coding sequence ATGAGCCTGTTGGTTAAAAGCAGCAAACGCGGGCAAACCATGGTTGCCCTGGAAGAAGGCCGTCTGGAGTACGTAGGGTTCAAAGCCTACCGCCTGAGCCTGGGCGAGACCTTGCCGGTCAGCGCCGGTGACCAAGAACTGTGCCTGGTGCTGCTCAGCGGCCGGGTGAATATCCAGGGTGAAGGTTTCAACTGGCAGAACCTCGGGGATCGCCAGTCGGTGTTCGAAGAAAAATCGCCGTTCGCTGCGTACCTGCCGCCCGGTACCGATGCCCAGGTCAGCGCTTTGAGCGATGTGCAGATTGCCGTCTGCGCCGCGCCGGGTGCCGAAGGGTACACGCCTCGCCTGATCCGCCCCGAGGACTGCAAGCGCAGCGTGCGCGGCAAAGGCGCCAACACCCGCTACGTGTGCGACATCCTGCCGGACACTTCACCGGCCCACTCGCTGTTGGTGGTGGAAGTGCGCACGCCGTCCGGGCATTCGTCGAGCTACCCGCCGCACAAGCACGACACCGACGACCTGCCGCACCAGAGCTTCCTGGAAGAAACCTACTACCACCAGATCAACCCACCCCAGGGCTTTGTGTTCCAACGGGTGTACACCGACGATCGCAGCATCGACCAGGCCATGGCCGTGGAAAACAGCGACCTGGTGGTGGTGCCCAAGGGGTATCACCCGGTCAGCGTGCCCTATGGCTACGAGTCCTACTACCTGAACGTGATGGCCGGCCCCAAACGTGCCTGGCATTTCCACAACGACCCGCAGCACAGCTGGCTGCTGGACCTTTAA